The proteins below come from a single Roseiflexus sp. RS-1 genomic window:
- a CDS encoding ABC transporter permease: MKRFAHTLYWDMVRQYRNGFYLVSAFVVVLMALVLRQIGEVDWSIWWPPLLLENLVINAFYFMAGIVLLEKSEGVLEAQIVTPLRDQEYLLAKVVSLFVLSVIESLALILIVSGPAFNWFWMLLGIAGFVALYAFYGFFVVSRYDSITEFLMPSALWTLGFSLPLLSYFDLWRHWSLYLHPLQAPLLLIHAAYTPLPAWQMAYAILYTALWVGIGAIAGQRAFYRFVIAKEGVRKP; encoded by the coding sequence ATGAAACGCTTCGCTCATACCCTGTACTGGGACATGGTTCGCCAGTACCGTAACGGCTTCTATCTGGTCTCGGCTTTTGTCGTGGTACTGATGGCGCTTGTGTTGCGTCAAATCGGTGAAGTGGACTGGTCGATCTGGTGGCCGCCCCTTCTGCTTGAAAACCTGGTGATCAACGCCTTCTACTTTATGGCAGGCATCGTTCTGCTCGAAAAAAGTGAAGGCGTGCTCGAAGCCCAAATTGTGACCCCTCTGCGCGATCAGGAGTACCTGCTTGCCAAAGTCGTCAGTCTGTTCGTGCTTTCGGTGATTGAGTCGCTGGCGCTGATCCTGATCGTCAGCGGACCCGCGTTCAACTGGTTCTGGATGCTGCTGGGTATTGCCGGTTTCGTGGCGCTCTATGCGTTCTACGGCTTTTTCGTCGTCTCACGCTACGACTCCATCACGGAATTCTTGATGCCTTCCGCGCTGTGGACGCTGGGATTCTCGCTGCCCCTGCTCTCCTATTTCGATCTGTGGCGACACTGGAGTCTCTATCTGCACCCGTTGCAGGCGCCGCTGTTGCTGATCCACGCCGCCTATACGCCCCTGCCTGCCTGGCAGATGGCGTATGCTATCCTGTACACTGCTCTATGGGTCGGCATTGGCGCTATTGCCGGTCAGCGCGCTTTTTATCGCTTCGTGATAGCGAAGGAAGGAGTTCGAAAACCATGA
- a CDS encoding ABC transporter ATP-binding protein has product MITVEHLSFTYTGADTPAIRDLSFDVQAGEIFGFLGPSGAGKSTTQKILIRLLRNFSGRVDVLGRDLRTWNNDFYEYVGVSFELPNHYGKLTALENLRYFSRLYRNPTVPPEQLLEMVGLEEDGNLLVSQFSKGMKIRLNLARALLHNPKLLFLDEPTAGLDPVNARRIKDLIKAQQAAGRTIFLTTHDMAIADELCDRVAFIVDGRISLIDSPRALKLRYGRKEVRVEYLVNGRTATCDFPIDGLADNPDFLATLRCPVQTIHTQEATLEHIFIQVTGRSLA; this is encoded by the coding sequence ATGATCACCGTCGAACATCTGAGTTTCACCTACACCGGCGCTGACACGCCCGCCATTCGAGATCTGAGTTTTGACGTTCAGGCAGGCGAGATCTTCGGTTTTCTCGGACCCAGTGGCGCGGGAAAATCCACAACGCAGAAGATTCTCATCCGCCTGTTGCGCAACTTTTCGGGCAGGGTTGACGTTCTCGGACGAGACCTGCGCACCTGGAACAATGATTTCTACGAGTATGTCGGCGTCAGCTTCGAACTGCCCAACCACTATGGCAAATTGACCGCACTCGAAAATCTGCGGTATTTTAGCCGTCTCTATCGTAATCCGACCGTTCCGCCAGAACAATTGCTGGAGATGGTGGGATTGGAAGAAGATGGCAACCTGCTGGTCTCACAGTTTTCCAAGGGCATGAAAATCCGTCTGAACCTGGCGCGGGCGCTGCTGCACAATCCGAAACTCCTCTTTCTCGATGAGCCGACCGCCGGTCTCGATCCGGTCAACGCTCGCCGCATCAAAGACCTGATCAAGGCGCAGCAGGCCGCCGGGCGAACGATCTTCCTGACAACGCACGATATGGCGATTGCCGATGAACTGTGTGACCGGGTGGCATTCATCGTAGACGGGCGCATTAGCCTGATCGATTCGCCGCGCGCCCTCAAACTGCGCTACGGGCGCAAAGAGGTGCGGGTGGAATATCTGGTGAACGGTCGCACTGCAACCTGTGATTTTCCCATCGATGGGTTGGCGGATAACCCCGATTTCCTCGCCACCCTGCGTTGTCCGGTGCAGACGATTCATACCCAGGAGGCGACCCTGGAGCATATCTTCATTCAGGTGACGGGACGGAGTCTCGCATGA
- a CDS encoding IS5-like element ISRfsp3 family transposase (programmed frameshift) — MCKYRSIIENPEKLRSMTGLTVEEFHALVPIFHAAFEAYMKRRTIDGRVRYCRRYVSYANSPLPTTEDKLLFILTYLKQNPTQVMHGHLFQMSQSNVSKWVHLLHGALNYALSQQNLLPARTADDLARRLQEEPSCEEPSCEEPSCEEPSCEEPSCEEPSCEEPSCEEPSHATKAPPFFIHDGVERPIRRPSDKVDRELYYSGKKKRHTLKNVLIIDEFGSIHFLSDTYEGRVHDKCIADEAGYTLPNASILYQDAGFQGFTLPGVQIMQPKKKPRNGTLTPQEKEENRRISSVRVRIEHVIGDIKRYRIIHDIIRFSCSEFRDMVMETCCGLHNFRIWLKRKKQSKNQNES, encoded by the exons ATGTGTAAGTATCGATCCATTATCGAAAATCCGGAGAAATTACGCTCTATGACCGGACTGACCGTTGAAGAGTTCCACGCGCTGGTTCCGATCTTCCACGCCGCATTTGAAGCGTATATGAAACGTCGCACGATTGATGGCCGCGTCCGATATTGTCGTCGCTACGTCTCGTATGCAAACTCGCCGCTTCCGACAACAGAAGATAAATTGCTCTTTATTTTGACCTACTTAAAACAAAACCCAACGCAAGTGATGCACGGACACCTCTTTCAAATGAGCCAATCAAACGTAAGCAAATGGGTGCATCTTTTGCACGGAGCGCTGAACTATGCGCTTTCACAGCAAAATCTCCTGCCTGCGCGCACTGCCGACGACCTGGCGAGGCGATTGCAGGAAGAACCGTCGTGTGAAGAACCGTCGTGTGAAGAACCGTCGTGTGAAGAACCGTCGTGTGAAGAACCGTCGTGTGAAGAACCGTCGTGTGAAGAACCGTCGTGTGAAGAACCGTCGCATGCGACAAAAGCGCCCCCCT TTTTTATCCATGACGGCGTAGAACGTCCCATTCGCCGTCCAAGCGACAAAGTCGACCGGGAGTTGTATTACAGCGGTAAGAAGAAACGACATACGCTTAAGAACGTTCTCATCATTGATGAGTTTGGCTCTATTCACTTTTTGAGTGACACCTACGAAGGAAGGGTCCACGATAAATGTATTGCGGATGAAGCGGGATACACCCTTCCAAACGCGAGCATTCTCTATCAAGACGCCGGATTTCAAGGATTTACCCTGCCTGGCGTCCAGATTATGCAGCCAAAGAAGAAGCCGCGCAATGGAACCCTCACGCCGCAGGAAAAGGAGGAAAACCGGCGTATCTCATCCGTTCGCGTTCGTATTGAACATGTTATCGGCGATATCAAGCGGTATCGAATCATTCACGACATTATCCGCTTCAGTTGTTCCGAATTTCGGGATATGGTCATGGAAACATGTTGCGGGCTGCATAACTTCCGAATTTGGCTGAAACGCAAAAAGCAGTCCAAAAATCAAAACGAATCTTGA